One genomic segment of Paenibacillus sp. FSL H8-0332 includes these proteins:
- the yqfD gene encoding sporulation protein YqfD, with protein MKEPPLSSLRGFVTLHVSGPQVEKFINAVTGAGIIIWDVRPAGDGASLNLLLDDFFRLRPLLKKTGCRMHVTARNGLPFSIARLWRRKFFAAGMLIFGVGLLLLSSMIWSVKVEGNTRIPTEDILEAARQEGVYPFQWIWRMQESDELSRGLTSLVPGLTWAGFHRTGTSITIQVVEADRPENKPLLSQRHLISRTDAVVTEIYAEQGRPVVSRNSWVKKGDILISGALGDEENTEFVVAKGEVKGLVWHEYNLEVPLKRTGSAYTGERKDRTYLVLGKWAIQLWGYGDSGFAKSRTLTEPDMLSWRTLQLPLGLMTEKELEIKATAEALTPEAARAEGLTRAKSDILARYGADSVIKSQKILHEKKENGKVYMKVLFEVEERIAEELPIVNN; from the coding sequence ATGAAAGAGCCGCCTCTGTCATCACTGCGGGGGTTCGTTACACTGCATGTGAGCGGACCGCAGGTGGAGAAATTCATTAATGCTGTAACTGGAGCGGGCATCATCATCTGGGATGTGAGGCCTGCCGGGGACGGCGCTTCTTTGAATCTGCTGCTGGATGACTTTTTCCGGCTTCGCCCGCTCCTCAAAAAGACAGGCTGCCGCATGCATGTTACAGCCAGGAACGGACTTCCGTTCAGCATCGCACGCTTGTGGAGACGGAAGTTTTTTGCCGCAGGAATGCTCATCTTCGGTGTGGGTCTGCTGCTGCTCTCCTCGATGATCTGGAGCGTCAAGGTTGAAGGGAATACGCGCATTCCGACCGAAGACATCCTCGAAGCCGCACGCCAGGAAGGGGTATACCCGTTTCAGTGGATTTGGCGCATGCAGGAGTCGGACGAGCTGTCCCGGGGGCTGACCAGTCTGGTTCCGGGCTTGACATGGGCCGGGTTCCACCGGACCGGGACGAGCATTACCATTCAGGTCGTCGAAGCCGACCGCCCGGAGAATAAACCGCTGCTCAGCCAGCGCCATCTCATCAGCCGCACGGATGCGGTCGTGACCGAAATCTATGCGGAGCAGGGCAGACCGGTGGTCAGCCGGAATTCGTGGGTCAAAAAAGGGGACATCCTCATCTCGGGAGCGCTGGGTGACGAGGAGAATACAGAGTTCGTAGTTGCCAAAGGCGAGGTTAAAGGCCTGGTGTGGCATGAATATAATCTGGAGGTGCCGCTCAAAAGGACGGGCAGCGCTTATACAGGAGAACGCAAGGACCGCACTTATCTCGTTCTCGGCAAGTGGGCGATTCAGCTGTGGGGCTACGGGGACTCCGGGTTTGCGAAATCACGTACGCTTACAGAGCCCGATATGCTGTCGTGGCGCACCTTGCAGCTGCCGCTGGGCCTGATGACCGAGAAGGAGCTGGAGATCAAGGCAACCGCTGAAGCGCTTACTCCGGAGGCTGCCCGGGCGGAAGGATTGACGCGGGCTAAGAGCGATATTTTGGCGCGTTACGGTGCTGATAGCGTCATCAAAAGTCAAAAAATTTTGCATGAGAAGAAAGAGAATGGTAAAGTTTATATGAAAGTGCTGTTTGAGGTGGAAGAGAGAATCGCGGAAGAACTTCCGATAGTAAACAATTGA
- the yqfC gene encoding sporulation protein YqfC — MTRIGRRLRGWTNGVLDLPQDVLQEMPRITLIGNKELYIENHRGLLHFSSEQLRLALTQGVLEISGEGLVIRNILGQELAVIGTIGEIRYKESGENP; from the coding sequence ATGACCCGTATCGGCCGCAGGCTGCGGGGATGGACAAACGGGGTACTGGATCTTCCGCAGGATGTGCTGCAGGAGATGCCCCGGATCACCCTGATCGGCAATAAGGAGCTGTATATTGAGAACCACCGCGGCTTGCTGCATTTCTCTTCGGAGCAGCTGAGGCTGGCATTAACCCAAGGCGTTCTGGAGATTTCCGGCGAGGGGCTGGTCATCCGCAATATTCTGGGCCAGGAGCTTGCCGTCATTGGAACTATCGGTGAAATCAGATATAAGGAAAGTGGGGAGAATCCATGA